One genomic segment of Pseudonocardia sp. T1-2H includes these proteins:
- a CDS encoding helix-turn-helix domain-containing protein, which produces MADATAVAAAASSKDPAVGLAAVASLRTLLESLEELQVGNARAQGWSWQRIADVMKVSRQAVHKKYRRLGF; this is translated from the coding sequence ATGGCAGATGCGACAGCGGTGGCGGCAGCGGCGTCGAGCAAGGACCCCGCGGTCGGCCTGGCGGCCGTGGCGTCCCTGCGGACGCTGCTCGAGTCGCTCGAGGAGCTCCAGGTCGGCAACGCCAGGGCGCAGGGCTGGTCCTGGCAGCGGATCGCCGACGTCATGAAGGTCAGCAGGCAGGCGGTGCACAAGAAGTACCGCCGCCTCGGATTCTGA
- a CDS encoding Clp protease N-terminal domain-containing protein, which translates to MFERFTVPARQAVITAQQDARERRQTHIRTENVLIALYGSPTSPGAQLLRDAGVERADVEADIVRMHRGDAPDPEALATIGIDLDEVRRQVEDAFGPGALERTRAVRGKGGGKHVPFDRPAKKSLELSLREALRLDHSYIGSEHILLGLLHTETGAAHHILASRGVTLAGMRAAVEEFGRGAASG; encoded by the coding sequence ATGTTCGAGAGGTTCACCGTCCCGGCCCGGCAGGCCGTGATCACCGCCCAGCAGGACGCCCGGGAGCGGCGGCAGACCCACATCCGCACCGAGAACGTCCTGATCGCCCTCTACGGGTCCCCGACGAGCCCTGGCGCGCAGCTGCTGCGCGACGCGGGGGTGGAGCGCGCCGACGTCGAGGCGGACATCGTGCGCATGCACCGCGGCGACGCCCCGGATCCGGAGGCCCTCGCGACGATCGGCATCGATCTCGACGAGGTGCGCCGCCAGGTGGAGGACGCCTTCGGGCCCGGAGCCCTGGAGCGGACCCGGGCGGTCCGGGGGAAGGGTGGCGGCAAGCACGTCCCCTTCGACCGCCCCGCGAAGAAGTCCCTGGAGCTGTCGCTGCGGGAGGCGCTGCGGCTCGACCACTCCTACATCGGCTCCGAGCACATCCTGCTGGGGCTGCTGCACACGGAGACCGGCGCGGCCCACCACATCCTCGCGAGCCGGGGGGTCACGCTCGCCGGGATGCGTGCGGCCGTCGAGGAGTTCGGGCGCGGCGCGGCGAGCGGCTGA
- the trmD gene encoding tRNA (guanosine(37)-N1)-methyltransferase TrmD, translated as MRIDVVTIFPGYLAPLREALLGRAIEAGLIDVAVHDLRNWTHDVHQAVDDSPYGGGPGMVMRPQVWGEALDSVIGGVPGDAPARLVVPTPAGRPFTQATAHAWAGEERLVFACGRYEGIDQRVVDHYAERMPVDEVSIGDYVLVGGEVAVLTMVEAVVRLLPGVLGNPRSAAEDSFSDGLLEGPAYTRPESWRGHDVPDVLRSGNHAAIARWRRDRALERTAARRPDLLDALPADALDKKDRALLAQLREAAEGS; from the coding sequence GTGCGGATCGACGTCGTCACCATCTTCCCCGGCTATCTGGCCCCGTTGCGCGAGGCGCTGCTCGGCCGGGCGATCGAGGCCGGGCTGATCGACGTGGCCGTCCACGACCTGCGGAACTGGACGCACGACGTGCACCAGGCCGTCGACGACTCGCCCTACGGTGGCGGGCCCGGCATGGTCATGCGCCCGCAGGTCTGGGGCGAGGCCCTCGACAGCGTGATCGGGGGGGTGCCGGGTGACGCCCCCGCGCGGCTGGTGGTCCCGACGCCCGCGGGCCGCCCGTTCACCCAGGCCACCGCGCACGCGTGGGCGGGGGAGGAGCGCCTCGTCTTCGCCTGCGGCCGCTACGAGGGGATCGACCAGCGCGTCGTCGACCACTACGCGGAACGCATGCCCGTCGACGAGGTCAGCATCGGGGACTACGTGCTGGTCGGCGGCGAGGTGGCGGTGCTGACGATGGTCGAGGCGGTGGTGCGCCTGCTGCCCGGCGTGCTCGGCAATCCGCGCTCGGCCGCGGAGGACTCCTTCTCCGACGGGCTGCTCGAGGGCCCCGCGTACACGCGTCCGGAGAGCTGGCGCGGCCACGACGTCCCGGACGTGCTGCGCAGCGGCAACCACGCCGCGATCGCCCGCTGGCGGCGGGACCGGGCCCTGGAACGGACGGCCGCGCGCCGGCCGGACCTGCTCGACGCGTTGCCCGCCGACGCCCTCGACAAGAAGGACCGGGCGCTCCTCGCCCAGCTCAGGGAAGCTGCGGAGGGCTCCTGA
- the rplS gene encoding 50S ribosomal protein L19: protein MNTLDDLDAQMLRSDIPAFRPGDTLKVHVKVIEGNRSRVQVFQGVVIRRHGSGARETFTVRKVSFGVGVERTFPVHSPNIDKIEIFTRGDVRRAKLYYLRDLRGKAAKIKEKRETTTAS, encoded by the coding sequence ATGAACACCCTGGACGACCTGGACGCACAGATGCTGCGCTCCGACATCCCCGCCTTCCGGCCGGGGGACACGCTCAAGGTGCACGTGAAGGTCATCGAGGGCAACCGCTCTCGTGTCCAGGTGTTCCAGGGCGTCGTCATCCGCCGCCACGGCTCCGGCGCCCGGGAGACCTTCACGGTCCGCAAGGTGTCGTTCGGCGTCGGCGTGGAGCGCACCTTCCCGGTGCACTCGCCGAACATCGACAAGATCGAGATCTTCACCCGCGGCGACGTGCGCCGCGCCAAGCTCTACTACCTTCGTGACCTGCGCGGCAAGGCCGCGAAGATCAAGGAGAAGCGTGAGACGACCACCGCTTCCTGA
- the lepB gene encoding signal peptidase I, with the protein MRRADARDQPGPDRPPSGSSGGPSSRGQRADAAPAAGSGGWVNGVWLGMAEAVGFDPVEARRSGSGYAADPAAPYGDARADRPGPDDQGPNRRPAERGPNGRYADDRRHSENHRPENHRPTENHRDEQPTEEFRTGGFAGRPVPGRQDPEGRPPRGPDPARPQGDPRNVAPRQWTPAGPPETEETGPTEVIPAATDTAETEAIPNDLVRPHDPAPQDLPVPDDAPGDVAPGAAPDDDADPDGIPGRHRRRAGASSAGKPAASYLATQRSGGKKPRTGRRRRPTFWKELPLLIVVALVLTFLIQTFLAKVYVIPSGSMETTLHGCTGCNNDRVLVDKVTFRFGDPQPGDVVVFRGPDSWSNTEFSVAPPSSTIARVGQEIGSLIGLAPPDEKDFVKRVIAVGGQTVACCDSRNRVMVDGAPLDEPYIYYLPAAGPARQIPFGPITVPDGELWVMGDSRNNSSDSRIDGHGPIPVANVIGKARLKVLPIGRFGWIDATNPQQSKAVGLGDSLPQGVPLALGMAGALPFGLLRRRRIRFDQHVEEFLPSTRRSRSRFRHGGS; encoded by the coding sequence ATGCGCCGGGCCGACGCCCGTGACCAGCCCGGGCCGGACCGGCCCCCGTCGGGCAGCTCCGGCGGCCCGTCGTCGAGAGGGCAGCGCGCGGACGCTGCGCCCGCCGCCGGATCCGGCGGCTGGGTCAACGGCGTCTGGCTCGGGATGGCCGAGGCCGTCGGCTTCGACCCGGTCGAGGCGCGCCGCAGTGGCTCCGGATACGCCGCAGACCCTGCGGCGCCCTACGGCGACGCCCGGGCCGATCGCCCCGGCCCCGACGACCAGGGCCCGAACCGCAGGCCCGCGGAGCGCGGCCCGAACGGTCGGTACGCCGACGACCGCAGGCACAGCGAGAACCACCGCCCCGAGAACCACCGCCCCACCGAGAACCACCGGGACGAGCAGCCCACCGAGGAGTTCCGCACCGGCGGGTTCGCCGGCCGGCCCGTCCCGGGGCGCCAGGACCCGGAGGGGCGCCCGCCCCGCGGCCCGGACCCCGCTCGCCCGCAGGGCGACCCGCGGAACGTCGCGCCCCGGCAGTGGACCCCCGCCGGACCGCCGGAGACCGAGGAGACCGGCCCCACCGAGGTCATCCCCGCCGCGACCGACACCGCCGAGACCGAGGCCATCCCGAACGACCTCGTCCGCCCGCACGATCCTGCTCCGCAGGACCTGCCCGTCCCGGACGACGCTCCCGGGGACGTCGCCCCCGGGGCCGCTCCCGACGACGACGCGGACCCCGACGGCATCCCCGGCCGGCACCGCCGGCGCGCGGGCGCCTCGTCCGCGGGCAAGCCTGCGGCGTCCTACCTCGCCACCCAGCGCTCGGGCGGGAAGAAGCCCCGCACCGGTCGCCGGCGGCGGCCCACGTTCTGGAAGGAACTGCCGCTGCTCATCGTGGTGGCGCTGGTCCTGACCTTCCTGATCCAGACGTTCCTGGCGAAGGTCTACGTGATCCCGTCGGGCTCGATGGAGACCACGCTGCACGGGTGCACCGGCTGCAACAACGACCGCGTGCTCGTGGACAAGGTCACCTTCCGCTTCGGAGACCCCCAGCCCGGGGACGTCGTCGTGTTCCGCGGCCCGGACAGCTGGAGCAACACCGAGTTCAGCGTGGCCCCGCCCTCCAGCACGATCGCGCGGGTCGGCCAGGAGATCGGATCGCTGATCGGCCTCGCCCCGCCGGACGAGAAGGACTTCGTCAAGCGCGTCATCGCCGTCGGCGGCCAGACCGTCGCCTGCTGCGACTCGCGGAACCGCGTCATGGTCGACGGCGCGCCGCTCGACGAGCCCTACATCTACTACCTGCCCGCCGCGGGGCCGGCCCGGCAGATCCCGTTCGGGCCGATCACGGTGCCGGACGGGGAACTCTGGGTCATGGGCGACAGCCGCAACAACTCCTCGGACTCCCGGATCGACGGTCACGGCCCCATCCCGGTCGCCAACGTCATCGGCAAGGCCCGGCTCAAGGTGCTGCCGATCGGCCGTTTCGGCTGGATCGACGCGACGAACCCGCAGCAGAGCAAGGCGGTCGGCCTCGGCGACAGCCTCCCGCAGGGCGTGCCGCTGGCGCTGGGCATGGCCGGTGCGCTGCCGTTCGGGCTGCTGCGCCGCCGACGCATCCGCTTCGACCAGCACGTCGAGGAGTTCCTGCCGTCCACGCGCCGCAGCCGGTCCCGGTTCCGTCACGGCGGGTCCTGA
- a CDS encoding ribonuclease HII, producing the protein MVARPRMPSPRSPSRRPARRRPAEILPPELRPGRAIVRASAGTWTLQTTLHRHGLGPVAGVDEAGRGACAGPLVVAACVLRPNDAKRFEGLTDSKMLTPAAREEFFTLITRRAEDLSVIVIPPAEVDRRGVHVANIEGMRRAVAGLASAPGYVLTDGFAVRGFGRPALAVPKGDLAAACVAAASVLAKVTRDRMMVELDAALPQYRFGEHKGYCTPVHDAALAEHGPSAVHRYSFVNVAAAARRDRGVPGGDPAGVGGSVGLVHNEGPLDEPVESTAGGGMQL; encoded by the coding sequence GTGGTCGCGCGCCCTCGCATGCCGTCACCCCGCTCGCCGTCCCGCCGGCCCGCCCGGCGCCGCCCCGCCGAGATCCTGCCGCCCGAGCTCAGGCCCGGGCGGGCGATCGTCCGCGCCTCGGCGGGGACCTGGACGTTGCAGACCACGCTGCACCGGCACGGCCTGGGCCCCGTCGCGGGCGTCGACGAGGCCGGGCGCGGGGCCTGCGCCGGACCGCTCGTCGTCGCGGCCTGTGTCCTGAGGCCGAACGACGCGAAGCGGTTCGAGGGCCTCACGGACTCGAAGATGCTCACCCCGGCCGCGCGGGAGGAGTTCTTCACGCTGATCACCCGGCGGGCGGAGGACCTGTCGGTGATCGTCATCCCGCCGGCGGAGGTGGACCGCCGGGGCGTCCACGTCGCCAACATCGAGGGGATGCGGCGGGCCGTCGCCGGCCTCGCGTCGGCGCCCGGTTACGTCCTCACCGACGGGTTCGCCGTGCGCGGCTTCGGCCGGCCGGCGCTGGCGGTGCCCAAGGGCGACCTCGCGGCGGCCTGCGTCGCCGCGGCGTCGGTCCTGGCCAAGGTGACCAGGGACCGGATGATGGTCGAGCTGGACGCCGCGCTGCCGCAGTACCGGTTCGGCGAGCACAAGGGCTACTGCACGCCGGTCCACGACGCCGCCCTGGCCGAGCACGGCCCCAGCGCCGTGCACCGCTACTCGTTCGTCAACGTGGCCGCTGCTGCCCGCCGTGACCGCGGTGTTCCCGGAGGTGACCCGGCCGGGGTCGGGGGGTCGGTGGGCCTGGTCCACAATGAGGGCCCGCTCGACGAGCCCGTCGAGTCCACCGCAGGGGGAGGAATGCAGCTGTGA
- a CDS encoding DUF2469 domain-containing protein — protein MSAEDLEKYETEMELTLYKEYRDIVSQFSYIVETERRFYLANSVDVAPRNADGEIYFEVRMSDAWVWDMYRPARFVKNVRVLTFKDVNIEELDKPDLRLPEDEQFGR, from the coding sequence GTGAGCGCCGAGGATCTCGAGAAGTACGAGACCGAGATGGAGCTCACGCTCTACAAGGAGTACCGCGACATCGTGTCGCAGTTCTCCTACATCGTGGAGACGGAGCGCCGCTTCTACCTGGCCAACTCGGTGGACGTCGCCCCGCGCAACGCGGACGGCGAGATCTACTTCGAGGTCCGGATGTCCGACGCGTGGGTGTGGGACATGTACCGGCCCGCGCGGTTCGTGAAGAACGTCCGGGTGCTCACGTTCAAGGACGTGAACATCGAGGAGCTGGACAAGCCGGATCTGCGGCTGCCGGAGGACGAGCAGTTCGGGCGCTGA
- a CDS encoding YraN family protein, with protein MAAKDELGRRGEDVAVEYLQNRGLVVLSRNWRCRDGELDVVATDRARLVVCEIKTRSGTRYGEPAEAVTEKKAATIRRVTRAWLAQHHVGWCEIRFDVVAVLMPPDRPVTLKHYEAAF; from the coding sequence ATGGCAGCCAAGGACGAACTGGGCCGCCGCGGCGAGGACGTCGCGGTCGAGTACCTGCAGAACCGCGGCCTGGTCGTGCTGTCCCGCAACTGGCGTTGCCGGGACGGGGAGCTCGACGTGGTCGCGACGGACCGCGCACGGCTCGTGGTGTGCGAGATCAAGACCCGCTCCGGCACGCGGTACGGCGAACCCGCCGAGGCGGTGACGGAGAAGAAGGCCGCGACGATCCGGCGGGTCACCCGGGCCTGGCTCGCCCAGCACCACGTCGGCTGGTGCGAGATCCGGTTCGACGTCGTCGCGGTGCTCATGCCGCCGGACCGGCCGGTCACGCTGAAGCACTACGAGGCGGCGTTCTGA
- a CDS encoding YifB family Mg chelatase-like AAA ATPase: MAALARAWSVALRGVEGVPVEIEAAIGGGMPGVHLVGLPDAALQESKDRVRSAVVNSGRQWPNERILLALSPATLRKAGSGFDLALACAVLAAAGVVDRGRLAGTVLLGELALDGRIRQVRGVLPCLLAARAAGLRRVVVPGVALAEAGLVDGLDVFGAGTLADVLTWLAGDGPLDRPGPVAGEPGAAAPELAEVVGQPDARHALEVAAAGGHHLLLVGPPGTGKTMLAQRIVGLLPELSRDDALQLAAVRSVAGNLPPAGPLSTVAPFVAPHHSSSMAALLGGGSGVARPGAVSMAHRGVLFLDECVEFGAHVLDSLRTPLEEGEVRLARAEGTVSYPARFQLVLAANPCPCAPANDRDCVCSSAMRRRYLGKLSGPLLDRVDLRARMLPVTALGGTDETAESTEVVRKRVLAAREAAAERWAEQGWRTNAEVPGPALRTAFALPRAVIRPLEERMRAGELSARGADRALRVTWTVT; encoded by the coding sequence ATGGCGGCGCTGGCCCGGGCCTGGTCGGTCGCGCTACGTGGCGTCGAAGGCGTCCCGGTGGAGATCGAGGCCGCGATCGGCGGCGGGATGCCCGGGGTGCACCTGGTCGGCCTGCCGGACGCCGCGCTGCAGGAGTCCAAGGACCGGGTGCGGTCCGCGGTGGTCAACTCCGGCCGGCAGTGGCCCAACGAGCGGATCCTCCTCGCGCTCTCCCCGGCGACCCTGCGCAAGGCCGGTTCCGGGTTCGACCTGGCTCTCGCCTGCGCGGTCCTCGCCGCCGCCGGCGTGGTGGACCGCGGGCGGCTGGCCGGCACGGTGCTGCTCGGGGAGCTTGCCCTGGACGGCCGGATCCGGCAGGTCCGCGGTGTGCTGCCGTGCCTGCTCGCGGCCCGGGCGGCCGGGCTGCGGCGCGTGGTCGTGCCGGGGGTGGCGCTGGCCGAGGCGGGCCTCGTCGACGGGCTCGACGTGTTCGGGGCCGGGACGCTCGCCGACGTGCTCACCTGGCTCGCCGGGGACGGTCCGCTGGACCGCCCGGGCCCGGTGGCGGGCGAGCCCGGGGCCGCGGCGCCGGAGCTCGCGGAGGTCGTGGGGCAGCCGGACGCCCGCCACGCGCTGGAGGTGGCGGCCGCGGGCGGCCATCACCTGCTGCTGGTCGGGCCGCCCGGGACCGGCAAGACCATGCTCGCGCAGCGGATCGTCGGGCTGCTCCCCGAACTGTCCCGGGACGACGCGCTGCAGCTCGCGGCCGTCCGCTCGGTGGCGGGGAACCTCCCGCCGGCCGGGCCGCTGAGCACCGTGGCGCCGTTCGTCGCCCCGCACCACTCCAGCTCGATGGCCGCGCTGCTCGGCGGCGGGAGCGGTGTCGCGAGGCCCGGCGCCGTCTCGATGGCTCACCGCGGCGTGCTCTTCCTGGACGAGTGCGTCGAGTTCGGCGCGCACGTCCTGGACTCGTTGCGGACGCCGCTGGAGGAGGGCGAGGTCAGGCTGGCCCGCGCCGAGGGGACCGTGAGCTATCCGGCGCGCTTCCAACTCGTCCTCGCGGCCAACCCCTGTCCGTGCGCCCCCGCGAACGACCGGGACTGTGTGTGCTCGTCGGCCATGCGGCGTCGCTATCTGGGGAAACTGTCCGGCCCGCTGCTGGACCGGGTGGACCTGCGCGCGCGGATGCTGCCGGTCACCGCGCTGGGCGGAACGGACGAGACGGCCGAGAGCACCGAGGTCGTGCGCAAACGAGTGCTGGCCGCGCGGGAGGCCGCCGCGGAGCGCTGGGCCGAGCAGGGGTGGCGGACGAACGCCGAGGTGCCCGGGCCGGCGCTGCGTACCGCGTTCGCGCTGCCGCGCGCCGTGATCAGACCACTGGAGGAACGGATGCGAGCAGGCGAGCTGTCGGCCCGGGGCGCGGACCGCGCACTCCGGGTCACCTGGACTGTAACCTAG
- a CDS encoding recombinase family protein, producing the protein MRAATYLRQSQDRLGDELGISRQREDVQNLISQRGWTPVVEFSDNDVSASGRKTRPGFRDLIGAIEDKRVDVVVAWNLDRLTRNARDRLALVEACQRNRVQIAIVRGTDIDPTTPGGRLHLGILGEVAQHEIDQKSDRQSRAQLQAAQQGKRAGGRIPFGYEDDAITIREDEAELIRRAYQDVLSGVSVSEIARDWTNAGYTTRQKRYGEKHRGEPSPWRRDAVRRLLINPRNAGLRAYRGEIMSPAVWPGIVPEETWRAAVDVLTDPSRTRTPTRPKFLLTGVALCGDCGATVHGGGARRHYRTYRCSATNAHVSRMAEPIEKHVADVIVRRLAEPDAIDLLVDQGHPDVDALREEATALRTRMETAAGAFADGDLSIAQVRTINDRCTEKLAGIEAQIADAGRVDVLGPLVRADDVREAWDALRTAKKRVVVDTLMAVRICRVGQGVRTFRPESVEIVWKLMVPKSWTGAKTVAKKRVVVRRLK; encoded by the coding sequence GTGCGCGCCGCCACCTATCTCCGCCAGTCGCAAGATCGACTAGGTGATGAGCTGGGCATCTCCCGCCAGCGCGAAGACGTGCAAAACCTGATCTCGCAGCGTGGATGGACTCCAGTGGTCGAGTTCAGCGACAACGACGTCTCTGCGTCCGGGAGGAAGACCCGGCCCGGCTTCCGCGACCTCATCGGGGCGATCGAGGACAAGCGGGTGGACGTAGTCGTGGCCTGGAATCTCGATCGTCTGACTCGCAACGCCCGTGACCGGTTAGCGCTCGTCGAAGCCTGCCAGCGGAACAGGGTGCAGATCGCCATCGTGCGTGGAACGGACATCGATCCGACGACGCCCGGCGGGCGACTACATCTCGGCATCCTCGGCGAAGTAGCTCAGCATGAGATCGATCAGAAATCGGACCGGCAGTCTCGGGCACAGCTCCAGGCCGCACAGCAGGGCAAGCGGGCCGGGGGAAGGATTCCGTTCGGGTACGAGGACGACGCAATCACCATCCGCGAGGACGAAGCGGAGTTGATCAGACGTGCCTACCAGGACGTCCTGTCCGGGGTGTCGGTCTCCGAGATCGCACGGGACTGGACGAACGCGGGCTACACCACGCGCCAGAAGCGCTACGGGGAGAAGCACCGCGGCGAGCCGAGTCCGTGGCGACGGGATGCCGTCCGCCGTCTCCTAATCAATCCTCGTAACGCCGGTCTACGGGCCTACAGGGGCGAGATCATGAGCCCGGCCGTCTGGCCCGGCATCGTTCCGGAAGAGACCTGGAGGGCCGCCGTGGACGTCCTCACCGACCCCTCTCGGACCCGCACGCCGACCCGGCCGAAGTTCCTCCTCACCGGCGTGGCCCTCTGCGGAGACTGTGGGGCGACGGTGCACGGCGGGGGAGCGCGACGGCACTATCGGACCTACCGGTGCAGTGCCACGAACGCGCACGTCTCCCGCATGGCCGAGCCGATCGAGAAGCACGTCGCCGACGTCATTGTCCGGCGGCTTGCCGAGCCGGACGCCATCGATCTTCTCGTGGACCAGGGTCACCCGGACGTCGACGCTCTCCGCGAGGAGGCCACGGCACTACGGACGCGCATGGAGACGGCGGCCGGAGCCTTCGCCGACGGGGACCTGTCGATTGCACAGGTTCGGACGATCAACGACCGGTGCACGGAGAAGCTCGCGGGGATCGAGGCTCAGATCGCCGATGCGGGCCGGGTGGACGTCCTCGGGCCTCTGGTCCGTGCTGACGACGTCCGTGAAGCCTGGGACGCTCTCAGGACCGCGAAGAAGCGCGTCGTCGTGGACACGCTCATGGCCGTCCGCATCTGCCGGGTAGGACAGGGCGTTCGGACCTTCCGGCCGGAGTCCGTGGAGATCGTCTGGAAGCTCATGGTGCCGAAGTCCTGGACGGGCGCGAAGACCGTCGCGAAGAAGCGCGTTGTGGTCCGCCGCCTGAAGTGA